The proteins below are encoded in one region of Arthrobacter sp. CJ23:
- a CDS encoding ferritin-like domain-containing protein encodes MGTSSAGNAPYQRLVTDLLGVMAYGELSAFGRLSSDARYAPTLHDRALLGRIAVIEFQHFELVSARLEELGVDAEETMLPFQRSVDHFHERTKPGDWYESLMKAYVIDTVSSDFYKSVSEFLDADTREVVERILVSEESTAVLRDLLQRALAEDPRLASRLALWGRRLVGEALTQAQRVSMEHALLGPLLSSTGDARETLGKLTADLAERHARRMTGLGLTA; translated from the coding sequence ATGGGCACATCTTCGGCCGGCAATGCTCCGTACCAGCGCCTCGTGACGGACCTCCTGGGCGTCATGGCCTATGGCGAACTGTCAGCCTTCGGGCGTCTCTCCTCCGATGCGCGCTACGCGCCTACCCTGCACGACCGTGCCTTGCTGGGCCGGATCGCGGTGATCGAATTCCAGCACTTCGAACTGGTCAGCGCCCGGCTCGAAGAGCTGGGCGTAGATGCCGAGGAAACCATGCTGCCGTTCCAGCGTTCCGTGGACCACTTCCACGAGCGCACCAAGCCGGGCGACTGGTACGAGTCCCTGATGAAGGCCTACGTCATTGACACCGTGTCCTCGGACTTCTACAAGTCAGTGTCCGAGTTCCTCGACGCGGACACCCGTGAGGTGGTTGAGCGGATCCTGGTCTCGGAGGAGTCCACGGCCGTGCTGCGTGATCTGCTGCAGCGCGCCCTGGCAGAGGACCCGCGCCTTGCCTCCCGGCTGGCACTGTGGGGCCGCCGTCTGGTGGGCGAGGCCCTCACCCAGGCCCAGCGCGTCAGCATGGAACACGCCCTGCTGGGGCCGCTGCTCAGCAGTACCGGCGACGCCCGGGAAACCCTCGGGAAGCTGACGGCGGACCTCGCCGAGCGGCACGCCCGCCGGATGACCGGGCTCGGCCTGACGGCCTGA
- a CDS encoding RNB domain-containing ribonuclease, which translates to MPHHGIAPNVSEQSYQLAEAFAALRTELELPGAYPQEALKEAEAAVSAHALPDRDLRDVPFITIDPATSTDLDQALFIERAGEGYKVLYAISDVPSFVAPGGALDSETRHRGQTFYAPDGRIPLHPEVISENAGSLLAEQDCAAFVWDFDLDAAAEVTAVSVRRATVRSRAKLSYKGVQAEIDAGTASPVLQLLKEVGLKRVELERRRGGASLNMPEQEIVPVPDGGGFRIVAAPSLPVEDWNAQISLMTGMAAAQLMLDGKVGILRTMPEPDERSLRHFKRQTAALGRPWDGEMSYGEYLRTLDATDPKQLAILHAAGMLFRGAGYTPFDGTVPDNVVQSAIGAPYAHTTAPLRRLIDRFVLVICEALSNGGSIPSWVRDALPSLPAIMAASDQLAGKMERMALDTVEAALVVNHIGEEFDAVVISGSKPPNGNGNGNGPFGVVQIAEPAVTARCDGEMESGTKVRVKLLKADIAAREIRFALL; encoded by the coding sequence GTGCCACATCATGGGATAGCGCCGAACGTCAGCGAACAGTCGTACCAGCTCGCGGAGGCATTTGCGGCCTTGCGGACCGAGCTGGAGCTGCCCGGCGCCTACCCGCAGGAAGCCCTGAAGGAGGCCGAAGCTGCGGTTTCCGCCCACGCCCTTCCGGATCGCGACCTCCGGGATGTCCCGTTCATCACCATCGACCCGGCCACCTCCACGGACCTCGACCAAGCCCTGTTCATCGAGCGCGCAGGCGAGGGCTACAAGGTGCTGTATGCCATCTCCGATGTGCCCTCCTTCGTGGCCCCGGGCGGGGCACTCGACTCCGAGACGCGCCACCGTGGGCAGACGTTCTACGCCCCGGACGGCAGGATCCCGCTCCACCCCGAGGTCATCAGCGAGAACGCTGGCAGCCTGCTGGCCGAGCAGGACTGTGCGGCGTTCGTGTGGGACTTCGACCTTGATGCGGCCGCGGAGGTCACGGCCGTGTCCGTCCGCCGGGCCACGGTCCGGAGCCGCGCCAAGCTGAGCTACAAGGGCGTGCAGGCCGAGATCGACGCCGGCACGGCCTCGCCCGTGCTGCAGCTCCTCAAGGAAGTGGGCCTCAAGCGTGTGGAGCTGGAGCGCCGCCGCGGCGGTGCCAGCCTGAACATGCCGGAGCAGGAAATCGTCCCCGTGCCCGACGGCGGGGGGTTCCGGATTGTGGCAGCGCCCAGCCTGCCGGTGGAGGACTGGAACGCCCAGATATCCCTGATGACGGGGATGGCCGCGGCCCAACTGATGCTGGACGGCAAGGTGGGGATCCTGCGCACCATGCCGGAACCGGACGAACGATCCCTGCGGCACTTCAAACGCCAGACGGCGGCCCTCGGCAGGCCCTGGGACGGCGAGATGAGCTACGGCGAATACCTGCGCACCCTGGATGCCACGGACCCCAAGCAATTGGCCATCCTGCACGCCGCCGGGATGCTGTTCCGCGGCGCAGGCTACACGCCGTTCGACGGAACGGTGCCCGACAATGTGGTGCAGTCTGCCATCGGCGCCCCCTATGCCCACACCACGGCTCCTCTGCGCCGGCTGATCGACCGCTTTGTCCTGGTGATCTGCGAGGCCCTGAGCAACGGCGGCTCCATCCCGTCATGGGTCCGCGACGCCCTCCCGTCCTTGCCCGCGATCATGGCCGCCTCGGACCAGCTCGCCGGGAAGATGGAGCGCATGGCCCTGGACACCGTGGAGGCGGCCCTGGTGGTCAACCACATTGGCGAGGAGTTCGACGCCGTCGTGATCTCCGGTTCCAAGCCGCCGAACGGAAACGGCAACGGCAACGGCCCGTTCG